One genomic segment of Motacilla alba alba isolate MOTALB_02 chromosome 1A, Motacilla_alba_V1.0_pri, whole genome shotgun sequence includes these proteins:
- the RESF1 gene encoding retroelement silencing factor 1 isoform X2: MDWNVRPVQNADANTNLQSEGACFTQLLPNGHGFPQTNATSSKNACTHAENNQIMYMPSVNVPFPAVNAEAFKTSDQTSPGASVTGNNFFMSKYSVKRHQQMYVTGLKPPTQNSPLRPEMTPTSWPVSNPYSYPCRNVPPLSSQVNTGNNVRNVLGEPQYTNTSAYSVQPEMLQHNSLRLATVHQGGIHPQNNSFPLGTSGQHVQPQIFNSNNQCKVLYSANQNTGTNVQLPQFQQSQMASEAPRGCSAPSLLPANCVSRPAVQSSMGVPQEMQNVPNGYNMNQQRCPLDPKSAPGFNSIQQHCQKQQSGEVSQSIRNVYNPSGSVTANRSFSESSVSSPGIPKELLDVVKEIEALSSKPLSDPASVPESQPSSLMNGPANAQISSAAATHGIGITRERLAWEAEKLKCLKKRVVLLETVHNYKKKIYHEKNTHPLPPSYPCSPSNCLPCVPKQNVQPPPSEAVRTERPTLMVSHEDRNDKNLASADNRRLEMTQSNPQVKQGSLSSSFTPIPSQSKVPAQFNNPENTLEQRDVHALASSQGTVTSSNNASCFTQAGSSVRTASKTLQIGPENSSFLQFVLSSTNVLKEKTAGATADKILTNLLCSEKPLLDTSVSGGSLLKDTSEKNVESLKGEQVSVAHTNSPASETTASGDAQLQTEVAQKKTPFTENASCGQSSCSYSMEELVACLRLWGKYPPESVSVENKQSNESPTANEVSPSDQNTKKGEKKNVLDSMDEAVLPVATTSVGQKLDTLTSNLIKNFEPQVAVVSPLVLSEQRTLSEQGGKIPTPEGKTYPAIDLGSTCSLQEEGENGLSVASTAKRAIENAWSSPSDCVLEQIVDSDLQEIKVGDDNQKKVSQSAQDARKNMQLGLQNKAPLPESGTNFCSRNSQEGTRDHEDKQAVLEAGDTSTAVLENDLFCISSVCSLVEGDKFYNPQIAGMFKSVYETQASEGNTSGARQKEQHPDLNKTEPSNNTAQRESLLLKMLEDSSSHLEKESSGNSPKAVSTSEQNTPFKASSKHPENSLESLANINQKLAQNSLDSSISVTAKTNAPAVAGDHSKQNSMPSKNSTEKEVSFFGAKPSKYLKDQLLALVKEFPYGIEAGDMLIKEAAQNRSVVEGTENQSQKEVKICDKNSHLKDPVNQTKVAVLRSDQVQELSPGHSQCPSSDSKREVSQQSEKASADKDNIVGSAQPSQDLCEKEKTPQETSNPSEKSEERSLTGGVAVAHKTPHCPSQLETSGSEKNDCQLSKAENTDSAETEENNSQSDALKRENCAVGGDLAISEKIPDSISKNKDICKYTSEMNKKPRLKVDNEYKLPTTQQEKIGPVNSFENQGADKGKSSSLKEHLQIDKGTQVSSKEFNSFKKERQTASQELPEKTDHTYADNMAKLSIKKERVFKTESLSKDTAKPGLTMKSKTDIHQSVKSETVEIKHSEVSQGQKIKTCEENSTEEQNCREQKEVLRQDVGISVKEQAKLPAEMKHKKLSSYRADAVKTSDSSTVDFKSKHTKYSHHKSVKVHSLQEQPYKRKMKENMAGKREFKKAKLEEEGLKQSEGKSSKQLAHNCLLNADKAKKLNGENGWKPRSSLADCSLLKLQRKRARSSSMSKNFFSSKERHLDGQNKDKCSEKMFPDKNLIYLNRRNNRLKLHLQKEPKKHYLNRVAFKRTAQERIYLTKLETSPVRPVWHRATKVSQSSDSKKDVSVSTVEKSCKQEVLEFKLCPEILFRNPAPGEESLAAKNSPERDKVVVEGVKSKKEDWLKSEPVKQKKLEEISTVHQSEQLSWGKLGITQTSVVCRQGQNLTL, from the exons ATGGACTGGAATGTAAGGCCAGTCCAGAATGCTGATGCAAATACAAACCTGCAAAGCGAAGGAGCATGTTTCACTCAGTTACTTCCTAATGGACATGGCTTTCCTCAGACAAATGCCACCTCTTCTAAAAATGCATGCACTCATGCTGAAAATAACCAAATCATGTATATGCCAAGTGTCAatgttcccttccctgctgtaaATGCTGAAGCATTCAAAACTTCAGATCAAACCTCACCAGGAGCATCTGTAACtggtaataatttttttatgtcaAAATACTCAGTTAAAAGACATCAACAGATGTATGTAACAGGTCTAAAACCTCCCACTCAGAATTCCCCTTTGCGGCCAGAGATGACTCCGACTTCTTGGCCAGTCTCCAATCCCTACAGTTATCCCTGCAGAAATGTACCCCCCCTGTCCTCTCAAGTGAACACTGGGAATAATGTAAGGAACGTGCTTGGGGAGCCCCAGTACACCAATACCAGCGCTTACTCTGTGCAgccagaaatgctgcagcataATTCCCTGAGACTTGCAACAGTACATCAAGGTGGCATTCATCCCCAGAACAATTCTTTTCCTCTTGGTACTTCCGGGCAGCATGTCCAACCCCAAATATTTAATTCCAATAATCAATGTAAAGTTTTGTATTCAGCGAATCAAAATACTGGGACAAATGTACAGCTGCCACAATTTCAGCAGAGTCAGATGGCATCAGAAGCTCCTAGAGGATGTTCTGCACCGTCTTTGTTGCCAGCCAACTGTGTTTCAAGGCCTGCAGTACAATCTTCAATGGGTGTACCACAGGAAATGCAAAATGTACCTAATGGATACAACATGAACCAGCAGAGGTGCCCATTGGATCCAAAAAGTGCTCCTGGCTTTAACAGTATTCAGCAACACTGTCAGAAGCAGCAATCTGGAGAAGTCAGTCAATCCATCAGGAATGTCTATAATCCAAGTGGAAGTGTGACAGCAAATCGGTCTTTTAGTGAAAGTTCTGTGTCATCCCCTGGCATTCCCAAAGAACTGCTTGATGTTGTGAAAGAAATAGAAGCTCTTTCATCAAAGCCACTGAGTGATCCTGCTTCAGTTCCAGAGAGCCAGCCTAGTAGTTTGATGAATGGGCCTGCTAATGCTCAGatttcttcagcagcagccacacatgGAATAGGAATTACAAGGGAGAGACTAGCTTGGGaagctgaaaagctgaaatgtcttaaaaaaagGGTTGTCCTGCTTGAAACGGTtcataattataaaaaaaaaatctatcatgaaaaaaatactcatcctcttcctcctagTTATCCATGTTCTCCTTCTAATTGTCTTCCATGTGTGCCCAAACAAAATGTACAGCCTCCCCCATCCGAAGCAGTGAGGACAGAGAGGCCCACACTCATGGTTTCACATGAAGACAGAAATGACAAAAACCTAGCCAGTGCTGATAACAGAAGATTGGAGATGACTCAAAGTAACCCTCAGGTGAAGCAGGGAAGTCTTTCATCAAGCTTCACTCCTATTCCCTCTCAGAGCAAAGTCCCAGCTCAATTTAATAATCCTGAGAACACCTTGGAACAAAGGGATGTGCATGCCTTGGCCTCTTCTCAAGGAACTGTGACTTCCTCAAACAATGCTTCGTGTTTTACTCAAGCAGGGAGCTCTGTCAGGACTGCATCAAAGACTCTGCAAATTGGCCCTGAGAACTCGTCATTTCTTCAGTTCGTATTGAGCAGCACAAATGTGCTGAAAGAGAAGACAGCTGGTGCTACTGCTGATAAAATACTGACAAATCTCCTGTGTAGTGAAAAACCACTGCTTGATACATCTGTCTCGGGCGGAAGCTTGCTAAAAGACACTAGTGAGAAGAACGTAGAAAGTCTGAAAGGTGAGCAGGTATCTGTGGCTCACACAAACTCTCCTGCATCAGAAACAACTGCATCTGGTGATGCTCAATTGCAGACTGAGgtagctcagaaaaaaacaccatttACTGAAAATGCATCCTGTGGCCAGAGCAGTTGTAGTTACTCTATGGAAGAGCTGGTTGCCTGCCTGCGCTTGTGGGGGAAGTATCCACCAGAATCCGTAAGTGTGGAAAATAAACAGTCAAATGAAAGCCCCACAGCAAATGAAGTTTCACCCTCCGACCAAAACacaaagaagggagaaaaaaaaaatgtgctggaTAGCATGGATGAGGCTGTTTTGCCTGTAGCAACTACCTCTGTGGGACAAAAACTTGATACACTGACTTCCAATTTGATAAAAAATTTTGAACCTCAAGTTGCAGTTGTCTCTCCTTTAGTACTTAGTGAACAAAGAACACTAAGTGAGCAGGGAGGCAAGATCCCAACACCTGAAGGTAAAACCTATCCAGCGATCGACTTGGGGAGCACATGTAGCTTGcaagaagagggggaaaatggtTTAAGTGTGGCAAGTACTGCCAAAAGAGCAATAGAAAATGCTTGGTCATCACCCAGTGATTGTGTTCTGGAACAAATAGTGGACTCAGATTTGCAAGAGATCAAAGTAGGTGATGACAACCAAAAGAAAGTTAGTCAATCTGCACAAGAtgcaagaaaaaatatgcagCTTGGATTACAAAACAAGGCTCCTCTTCCTGAATCAGGCACAAATTTTTGTAGTCGAAACTCTCAAGAAGGTACAAGAGACCATGAAGACAAGCAAGCTGTGTTAGAGGCAGGAGATACAtccacagctgtgctggaaaatgACTTGTTTTGTATTTCTAGTGTATGCTCTCTTGTTGAAGGTGATAAATTTTATAATCCACAAATAGCAGGCATGTTCAAGTCAGTCTATGAGACACAGGCGTCAGAAGGAAACACGTCTGGTGCAAGGCAGAAGGAGCAACATCCGGACTTGAATAAAACTGAGCCGAGCAATAACACTGCCCAAAGAGAGAGCTTGCTGCTAAAGATGTTGGAAGACTCATCAAGTCAtttggagaaggaaagcagTGGCAATTCTCCTAAAGCAGTTTCTACCTCTGAACAAAACACGCCATTCAAGGCATCTTCCAAGCATCCTGAAAATTCCTTAGAAAGTCTTGCTAATATAAATCAGAAGTTAGCTCAAAATTCACTGGATTCCTCTATCAGCGTAACTGCTAAAACAAATGCACCTGCTGTTGCAGGAGACCACAGTAAACAAAATTCCATGCCCAGtaaaaatagcacagaaaaGGAGGTGAGCTTTTTTGGAGCAAAACCTAGTAAATATCTAAAAGATCAGCTGCTTGCTCTAGTGAAAGAGTTTCCATATGGCATTGAAGCTGGTGATATGCTAATAAAAGAAGCAGCACAAAATCGTTCAGTGGTTGAAGGGACAGAGAATCAGTCTCAAAAAGAGGTTAAAATTTGTGATAAGAATTCTCATTTGAAGGACCCAGTAAATCAGACTAAAGTTGCAGTGTTAAGATCTGATCAGGTTCAAGAACTgtctcctgggcacagccagtgTCCCTCTAGTGACAGCAAGAGAGAAGTGAGTCAACAGTCAGAAAAGGCTTCAGCTGACAAGGACAACATTGTAGGCAGTGCCCAGCCTAGTCAAGATCTatgtgagaaggaaaaaaccccacaagaaaCTTCTAACCCCAGTGAAAAAAGTGAAGAACGCTCTTTAACGGGTGGTGTAGCTGTAGCACATAAAACACCACACTGTCCCTCTCAATTAGAAACATCTGGTTCAGAGAAAAATGATTGTCAACTTTCCAAAGCTGAAAATACTGattctgcagagacagaagaaaacaacagtCAATCTGATgccttgaaaagggaaaactgTGCAGTAGGAGGAGACCTGgcaatttctgaaaaaatcccagacagtattagcaaaaataaagatatttgcaaatacacttctgaaatgaacaaaaaaccTAGGCTGAAGGTGGATAATGAATACAAACTGCCTacaacacagcaggaaaaaattggACCGGTTAATTCCTTTGAAAACCAGGGTGCTGATAAaggcaaaagcagcagtttgaAGGAACATCTGCAAATTGACAAAGGAACCCAAGTGTCAAGTAAAGAATttaattctttcaaaaaagaGCGCCAGACAGCCTCCCAAGAGTTACCAGAAAAAACTGATCATACGTATGCAGACAACATGGCAAAGTTGTCCATAAAGAAGGAGAGAGTTTTCAAAACTGAGTCCCTTTCAAAAGATACAGCCAAACCAGGTCTGACCATGAAATCCAAAACAGACATTCACCAATCTGTGAAGTCAGAAACTGTTGAAATTAAGCACTCTGAAGTCAGTCAAggacaaaaaattaaaacttgtgAAGAGAACTCAACTGAAGAACAAAACTGTAGGGAACAAAAGGAGGTGCTTAGGCAAGACGTAGGAATTAGTGTCAAAGAGCAAGCAAAATTACCAGCAgaaatgaaacataaaaaattGAGTAGTTACCGAGCTGATGCTGTAAAAACCTCAGATAGTAGCACTGTAGACTTCAaatcaaaacacacaaaatattcCCACCATAAATCTGTGAAAGTTCATTCTTTGCAAGAGCAGCCATACAAACGgaagatgaaggaaaatatGGCTGGGAAGAGAGAATTTAAGAAAGCAAAGCTGGAAGAGGAAGGACTGAAACAATCCGAAGGAAAGAGTTCTAAGCAGCTTGCACACAACTGTTTGCTAAATGCTGACAAAGCTAAAAAACTGAATGGAGAAAATGGTTGGAAACCAAGGAGTTCCTTAGCAGATTGCTCTCTGCttaaactgcagagaaaaagggCTCGGTCTTCTAGCATGTCTAAAAACTTCTTTTCAAGCAAAGAAAGACATCTCGATGGTCAAAACAAAGACAAGTGCTctgagaaaatgtttcctgatAAAAATCTTATATAcctaaacagaagaaataacagACTAAAGCTGCATCTTCAAAAGGAACCCAAAAAACACTACCTGAACAGAGTGGCATTTAAACGTACAGCGCAGGAGCGCATCTATCTGACAAAATTAGAGACATCACCTGTCAGACCCGTCTGGCATAGGGCCACCAAAGTGTCACAAAGCAGTGACTCAAAAAAAGATGTGTCTGTCTCGACAGTTGAGAAATCATGCAAACAGGAAGTCCTTGAGTTCAAGCTGTGTCCAGAGATACTGTTCAGAAATCCAGCCCCTGGTGAAGAAAGCTTAGCTGCAAAGAATTCTCCAGAAAGAGATAAAGTCGTTGTAGAAG gTGTCAAGAGTAAAAAAGAAGATTGGTTAAAAAGTGAACCAGTGAAGCAAAAGAAGCTGGAAGAGATCTCTACAG tgcatcagtcagagcagctcagctggggcaAGCTTGGTATCACACAAACCTCAGTGGTTTGTAGGCAGGGACAGAATCTGACcctttaa
- the RESF1 gene encoding retroelement silencing factor 1 isoform X1 — MDWNVRPVQNADANTNLQSEGACFTQLLPNGHGFPQTNATSSKNACTHAENNQIMYMPSVNVPFPAVNAEAFKTSDQTSPGASVTGNNFFMSKYSVKRHQQMYVTGLKPPTQNSPLRPEMTPTSWPVSNPYSYPCRNVPPLSSQVNTGNNVRNVLGEPQYTNTSAYSVQPEMLQHNSLRLATVHQGGIHPQNNSFPLGTSGQHVQPQIFNSNNQCKVLYSANQNTGTNVQLPQFQQSQMASEAPRGCSAPSLLPANCVSRPAVQSSMGVPQEMQNVPNGYNMNQQRCPLDPKSAPGFNSIQQHCQKQQSGEVSQSIRNVYNPSGSVTANRSFSESSVSSPGIPKELLDVVKEIEALSSKPLSDPASVPESQPSSLMNGPANAQISSAAATHGIGITRERLAWEAEKLKCLKKRVVLLETVHNYKKKIYHEKNTHPLPPSYPCSPSNCLPCVPKQNVQPPPSEAVRTERPTLMVSHEDRNDKNLASADNRRLEMTQSNPQVKQGSLSSSFTPIPSQSKVPAQFNNPENTLEQRDVHALASSQGTVTSSNNASCFTQAGSSVRTASKTLQIGPENSSFLQFVLSSTNVLKEKTAGATADKILTNLLCSEKPLLDTSVSGGSLLKDTSEKNVESLKGEQVSVAHTNSPASETTASGDAQLQTEVAQKKTPFTENASCGQSSCSYSMEELVACLRLWGKYPPESVSVENKQSNESPTANEVSPSDQNTKKGEKKNVLDSMDEAVLPVATTSVGQKLDTLTSNLIKNFEPQVAVVSPLVLSEQRTLSEQGGKIPTPEGKTYPAIDLGSTCSLQEEGENGLSVASTAKRAIENAWSSPSDCVLEQIVDSDLQEIKVGDDNQKKVSQSAQDARKNMQLGLQNKAPLPESGTNFCSRNSQEGTRDHEDKQAVLEAGDTSTAVLENDLFCISSVCSLVEGDKFYNPQIAGMFKSVYETQASEGNTSGARQKEQHPDLNKTEPSNNTAQRESLLLKMLEDSSSHLEKESSGNSPKAVSTSEQNTPFKASSKHPENSLESLANINQKLAQNSLDSSISVTAKTNAPAVAGDHSKQNSMPSKNSTEKEVSFFGAKPSKYLKDQLLALVKEFPYGIEAGDMLIKEAAQNRSVVEGTENQSQKEVKICDKNSHLKDPVNQTKVAVLRSDQVQELSPGHSQCPSSDSKREVSQQSEKASADKDNIVGSAQPSQDLCEKEKTPQETSNPSEKSEERSLTGGVAVAHKTPHCPSQLETSGSEKNDCQLSKAENTDSAETEENNSQSDALKRENCAVGGDLAISEKIPDSISKNKDICKYTSEMNKKPRLKVDNEYKLPTTQQEKIGPVNSFENQGADKGKSSSLKEHLQIDKGTQVSSKEFNSFKKERQTASQELPEKTDHTYADNMAKLSIKKERVFKTESLSKDTAKPGLTMKSKTDIHQSVKSETVEIKHSEVSQGQKIKTCEENSTEEQNCREQKEVLRQDVGISVKEQAKLPAEMKHKKLSSYRADAVKTSDSSTVDFKSKHTKYSHHKSVKVHSLQEQPYKRKMKENMAGKREFKKAKLEEEGLKQSEGKSSKQLAHNCLLNADKAKKLNGENGWKPRSSLADCSLLKLQRKRARSSSMSKNFFSSKERHLDGQNKDKCSEKMFPDKNLIYLNRRNNRLKLHLQKEPKKHYLNRVAFKRTAQERIYLTKLETSPVRPVWHRATKVSQSSDSKKDVSVSTVEKSCKQEVLEFKLCPEILFRNPAPGEESLAAKNSPERDKVVVEGVKSKKEDWLKSEPVKQKKLEEISTAEDSIPLDTAIQILEGDGETLHIPVKDSNEMFQTYRKMYLEKKMQKS; from the exons ATGGACTGGAATGTAAGGCCAGTCCAGAATGCTGATGCAAATACAAACCTGCAAAGCGAAGGAGCATGTTTCACTCAGTTACTTCCTAATGGACATGGCTTTCCTCAGACAAATGCCACCTCTTCTAAAAATGCATGCACTCATGCTGAAAATAACCAAATCATGTATATGCCAAGTGTCAatgttcccttccctgctgtaaATGCTGAAGCATTCAAAACTTCAGATCAAACCTCACCAGGAGCATCTGTAACtggtaataatttttttatgtcaAAATACTCAGTTAAAAGACATCAACAGATGTATGTAACAGGTCTAAAACCTCCCACTCAGAATTCCCCTTTGCGGCCAGAGATGACTCCGACTTCTTGGCCAGTCTCCAATCCCTACAGTTATCCCTGCAGAAATGTACCCCCCCTGTCCTCTCAAGTGAACACTGGGAATAATGTAAGGAACGTGCTTGGGGAGCCCCAGTACACCAATACCAGCGCTTACTCTGTGCAgccagaaatgctgcagcataATTCCCTGAGACTTGCAACAGTACATCAAGGTGGCATTCATCCCCAGAACAATTCTTTTCCTCTTGGTACTTCCGGGCAGCATGTCCAACCCCAAATATTTAATTCCAATAATCAATGTAAAGTTTTGTATTCAGCGAATCAAAATACTGGGACAAATGTACAGCTGCCACAATTTCAGCAGAGTCAGATGGCATCAGAAGCTCCTAGAGGATGTTCTGCACCGTCTTTGTTGCCAGCCAACTGTGTTTCAAGGCCTGCAGTACAATCTTCAATGGGTGTACCACAGGAAATGCAAAATGTACCTAATGGATACAACATGAACCAGCAGAGGTGCCCATTGGATCCAAAAAGTGCTCCTGGCTTTAACAGTATTCAGCAACACTGTCAGAAGCAGCAATCTGGAGAAGTCAGTCAATCCATCAGGAATGTCTATAATCCAAGTGGAAGTGTGACAGCAAATCGGTCTTTTAGTGAAAGTTCTGTGTCATCCCCTGGCATTCCCAAAGAACTGCTTGATGTTGTGAAAGAAATAGAAGCTCTTTCATCAAAGCCACTGAGTGATCCTGCTTCAGTTCCAGAGAGCCAGCCTAGTAGTTTGATGAATGGGCCTGCTAATGCTCAGatttcttcagcagcagccacacatgGAATAGGAATTACAAGGGAGAGACTAGCTTGGGaagctgaaaagctgaaatgtcttaaaaaaagGGTTGTCCTGCTTGAAACGGTtcataattataaaaaaaaaatctatcatgaaaaaaatactcatcctcttcctcctagTTATCCATGTTCTCCTTCTAATTGTCTTCCATGTGTGCCCAAACAAAATGTACAGCCTCCCCCATCCGAAGCAGTGAGGACAGAGAGGCCCACACTCATGGTTTCACATGAAGACAGAAATGACAAAAACCTAGCCAGTGCTGATAACAGAAGATTGGAGATGACTCAAAGTAACCCTCAGGTGAAGCAGGGAAGTCTTTCATCAAGCTTCACTCCTATTCCCTCTCAGAGCAAAGTCCCAGCTCAATTTAATAATCCTGAGAACACCTTGGAACAAAGGGATGTGCATGCCTTGGCCTCTTCTCAAGGAACTGTGACTTCCTCAAACAATGCTTCGTGTTTTACTCAAGCAGGGAGCTCTGTCAGGACTGCATCAAAGACTCTGCAAATTGGCCCTGAGAACTCGTCATTTCTTCAGTTCGTATTGAGCAGCACAAATGTGCTGAAAGAGAAGACAGCTGGTGCTACTGCTGATAAAATACTGACAAATCTCCTGTGTAGTGAAAAACCACTGCTTGATACATCTGTCTCGGGCGGAAGCTTGCTAAAAGACACTAGTGAGAAGAACGTAGAAAGTCTGAAAGGTGAGCAGGTATCTGTGGCTCACACAAACTCTCCTGCATCAGAAACAACTGCATCTGGTGATGCTCAATTGCAGACTGAGgtagctcagaaaaaaacaccatttACTGAAAATGCATCCTGTGGCCAGAGCAGTTGTAGTTACTCTATGGAAGAGCTGGTTGCCTGCCTGCGCTTGTGGGGGAAGTATCCACCAGAATCCGTAAGTGTGGAAAATAAACAGTCAAATGAAAGCCCCACAGCAAATGAAGTTTCACCCTCCGACCAAAACacaaagaagggagaaaaaaaaaatgtgctggaTAGCATGGATGAGGCTGTTTTGCCTGTAGCAACTACCTCTGTGGGACAAAAACTTGATACACTGACTTCCAATTTGATAAAAAATTTTGAACCTCAAGTTGCAGTTGTCTCTCCTTTAGTACTTAGTGAACAAAGAACACTAAGTGAGCAGGGAGGCAAGATCCCAACACCTGAAGGTAAAACCTATCCAGCGATCGACTTGGGGAGCACATGTAGCTTGcaagaagagggggaaaatggtTTAAGTGTGGCAAGTACTGCCAAAAGAGCAATAGAAAATGCTTGGTCATCACCCAGTGATTGTGTTCTGGAACAAATAGTGGACTCAGATTTGCAAGAGATCAAAGTAGGTGATGACAACCAAAAGAAAGTTAGTCAATCTGCACAAGAtgcaagaaaaaatatgcagCTTGGATTACAAAACAAGGCTCCTCTTCCTGAATCAGGCACAAATTTTTGTAGTCGAAACTCTCAAGAAGGTACAAGAGACCATGAAGACAAGCAAGCTGTGTTAGAGGCAGGAGATACAtccacagctgtgctggaaaatgACTTGTTTTGTATTTCTAGTGTATGCTCTCTTGTTGAAGGTGATAAATTTTATAATCCACAAATAGCAGGCATGTTCAAGTCAGTCTATGAGACACAGGCGTCAGAAGGAAACACGTCTGGTGCAAGGCAGAAGGAGCAACATCCGGACTTGAATAAAACTGAGCCGAGCAATAACACTGCCCAAAGAGAGAGCTTGCTGCTAAAGATGTTGGAAGACTCATCAAGTCAtttggagaaggaaagcagTGGCAATTCTCCTAAAGCAGTTTCTACCTCTGAACAAAACACGCCATTCAAGGCATCTTCCAAGCATCCTGAAAATTCCTTAGAAAGTCTTGCTAATATAAATCAGAAGTTAGCTCAAAATTCACTGGATTCCTCTATCAGCGTAACTGCTAAAACAAATGCACCTGCTGTTGCAGGAGACCACAGTAAACAAAATTCCATGCCCAGtaaaaatagcacagaaaaGGAGGTGAGCTTTTTTGGAGCAAAACCTAGTAAATATCTAAAAGATCAGCTGCTTGCTCTAGTGAAAGAGTTTCCATATGGCATTGAAGCTGGTGATATGCTAATAAAAGAAGCAGCACAAAATCGTTCAGTGGTTGAAGGGACAGAGAATCAGTCTCAAAAAGAGGTTAAAATTTGTGATAAGAATTCTCATTTGAAGGACCCAGTAAATCAGACTAAAGTTGCAGTGTTAAGATCTGATCAGGTTCAAGAACTgtctcctgggcacagccagtgTCCCTCTAGTGACAGCAAGAGAGAAGTGAGTCAACAGTCAGAAAAGGCTTCAGCTGACAAGGACAACATTGTAGGCAGTGCCCAGCCTAGTCAAGATCTatgtgagaaggaaaaaaccccacaagaaaCTTCTAACCCCAGTGAAAAAAGTGAAGAACGCTCTTTAACGGGTGGTGTAGCTGTAGCACATAAAACACCACACTGTCCCTCTCAATTAGAAACATCTGGTTCAGAGAAAAATGATTGTCAACTTTCCAAAGCTGAAAATACTGattctgcagagacagaagaaaacaacagtCAATCTGATgccttgaaaagggaaaactgTGCAGTAGGAGGAGACCTGgcaatttctgaaaaaatcccagacagtattagcaaaaataaagatatttgcaaatacacttctgaaatgaacaaaaaaccTAGGCTGAAGGTGGATAATGAATACAAACTGCCTacaacacagcaggaaaaaattggACCGGTTAATTCCTTTGAAAACCAGGGTGCTGATAAaggcaaaagcagcagtttgaAGGAACATCTGCAAATTGACAAAGGAACCCAAGTGTCAAGTAAAGAATttaattctttcaaaaaagaGCGCCAGACAGCCTCCCAAGAGTTACCAGAAAAAACTGATCATACGTATGCAGACAACATGGCAAAGTTGTCCATAAAGAAGGAGAGAGTTTTCAAAACTGAGTCCCTTTCAAAAGATACAGCCAAACCAGGTCTGACCATGAAATCCAAAACAGACATTCACCAATCTGTGAAGTCAGAAACTGTTGAAATTAAGCACTCTGAAGTCAGTCAAggacaaaaaattaaaacttgtgAAGAGAACTCAACTGAAGAACAAAACTGTAGGGAACAAAAGGAGGTGCTTAGGCAAGACGTAGGAATTAGTGTCAAAGAGCAAGCAAAATTACCAGCAgaaatgaaacataaaaaattGAGTAGTTACCGAGCTGATGCTGTAAAAACCTCAGATAGTAGCACTGTAGACTTCAaatcaaaacacacaaaatattcCCACCATAAATCTGTGAAAGTTCATTCTTTGCAAGAGCAGCCATACAAACGgaagatgaaggaaaatatGGCTGGGAAGAGAGAATTTAAGAAAGCAAAGCTGGAAGAGGAAGGACTGAAACAATCCGAAGGAAAGAGTTCTAAGCAGCTTGCACACAACTGTTTGCTAAATGCTGACAAAGCTAAAAAACTGAATGGAGAAAATGGTTGGAAACCAAGGAGTTCCTTAGCAGATTGCTCTCTGCttaaactgcagagaaaaagggCTCGGTCTTCTAGCATGTCTAAAAACTTCTTTTCAAGCAAAGAAAGACATCTCGATGGTCAAAACAAAGACAAGTGCTctgagaaaatgtttcctgatAAAAATCTTATATAcctaaacagaagaaataacagACTAAAGCTGCATCTTCAAAAGGAACCCAAAAAACACTACCTGAACAGAGTGGCATTTAAACGTACAGCGCAGGAGCGCATCTATCTGACAAAATTAGAGACATCACCTGTCAGACCCGTCTGGCATAGGGCCACCAAAGTGTCACAAAGCAGTGACTCAAAAAAAGATGTGTCTGTCTCGACAGTTGAGAAATCATGCAAACAGGAAGTCCTTGAGTTCAAGCTGTGTCCAGAGATACTGTTCAGAAATCCAGCCCCTGGTGAAGAAAGCTTAGCTGCAAAGAATTCTCCAGAAAGAGATAAAGTCGTTGTAGAAG gTGTCAAGAGTAAAAAAGAAGATTGGTTAAAAAGTGAACCAGTGAAGCAAAAGAAGCTGGAAGAGATCTCTACAG CTGAGGACAGTATTCCCCTTGATACAGCTATACAGATCCTGGAAGGAGATGGAGAGACTCTTCACATTCCTGTCAAAGATTCAAATGAGATGTTTCAGACCTACAGGAAAATgtatctggaaaaaaagatgcaaaagtCTTGA